Proteins co-encoded in one Solea senegalensis isolate Sse05_10M linkage group LG8, IFAPA_SoseM_1, whole genome shotgun sequence genomic window:
- the trip12 gene encoding E3 ubiquitin-protein ligase TRIP12 isoform X4 produces the protein MSNRPNSNPGGSLRRSQRNTAAAQPQDHTVAGRLQSEQVKHKANSPPESRRPNSKASKATASTATGQSRGHSSRRTSLTQSVASFVLQDDSEAAGTSEQERPGHQSKSEGTRGLKRSEAPDQISTFAPTPAKKPKSLPPPRENTSENKKGPAKSKKRSLASEPPASSGRGQSKKSGPTGASSGQKRKKVDSLPGLSSAAGSLPNRTEGRTVKPTKLASKSAASAKAGCSNVTDSSSSASTSSSSSTTGTNSSTTQGARVKQGKDQTKARRSRSASSPSPRRSTREKEQAKSASSSKFEWAARFNPKVNLPKPKLSLPGSSKTETSKPGPSGLQAKLASLRKSTKKRSESPPAELPSYRRSTRQKNTGSCASTSRRGSGLGKRGAADARRQEKMADSDNNQDGANSSAARTDEASQGASASSSVAGAVGMTTSGESESDDSEMGRLQALLEARGLPPHLFGPLGPRMSQLFHRTIGSGASSKAQQLLQGLQATGDESQQLQAAIEMCQLLVMGNEETLGGFPVKSVVPALITLLQMEHNFDIMNHASRALTYMMEALPRSSAVVVDAIPVFLDKLQVIQFIDVAEQALTALEMLSRRHSKAILQAGGLASCLLYLEFFSINAQRNALAIAANCCQSITPEEFHFVADSLPLLTQRLTHQDKKSVESTCLCFARLVDNFQHEENLLQEVASRDLLTNIQQLLVVTPPVLSSGMFIMVVRMFSLMCSNCPCLAVQLMKQNIAETLRFLLCGASNGSCQEQIELVPRSPQELYELTSLICELMPCLPREGIFAVDLMLKKGSAQTTEGAIWQWRDDRGLWHPYNRIDSRIIETAHQNGEDEISLSTLGRVYTIDFNSMQQINEDTGTARGIQRKPNPLANPNTGSHQEVRREDARAQLMKEDPELAKCFIKTLFGVLYEVYSSSAGPAVRHKCLRAILRIIYFADAELLKDVLRNHAVSSHIASMLSSQDLKIVVGSLQMAEILMQKLPNVFSVYFRREGVMHQVKNLAESETFLVTSPPKACPSGTASLCTTTISTASTTSANNATPDLGSPSFQHSMDDSLDLSPQGRLSDVLKRKRLPKRGPRRPKYSPPRDDDKVDNQAKSPTSTQSPKSSFLASLNPKTWGKLGTQANNANSEPSRTAGVSGLARAPPKDSISNNRDKIKAWIKEQASKFVERYFNSENVDGSNPALNVLQRLCTATEQLNLQVDGGMECLLEISSIVSESDVSSFEIQHSGLVKQLLVYLTSNTDRDLLSRDVRLKRFLHVFAGCPVPGMEPVSRLDPTENGPYLALVHKMNSCLSQMEQFPVKVHDFPSGNGNGSRGSQALKFFNTHQLKCQLQRHPDCTNVKQWKGGPVKIDPLALVQAIERYLVVRGYGRIREEDEDSDDDGSDDEIDESLAAQFLNSGSVRHRLQFYIGDHLLPYNMTVYQAVRQYSLQAEEERESTDDEANPLGRAGIWTKTHTIWYKPVREDEDGSKDAVGGKRGRAQTAPTKTSPRNAKKQDELWHDGVCPSVINPLETYLTSEPPETITFDDPSLEVNLLLRVLHSISRYMFYLYDNAACKEIISTSEFINSKLTAKANRQLQDPLVIMTGNIPTWLIELGKTCPFFFPFDTRQMLFYVTAFDRDRAMQRLLDTNPEINQSDSQDSRVAPRLDRKKRTINRDELLKQAESVMQDLGSSRAMLEIQYENEVGTGLGPTQEFYALVSQELQRADLGLWRGEEVTLANPKGSQEGTKYMFSSRGLFAVPFGRTTKPAHIAKIKMKFRFLGKLMAKAIMDFRLLDLPLGLPFYKWMLRHEMSISSHDLVNIDPSVAKSIQHLEDIIRQKKRLEQDQSQTRETLQQALESLNMNGCSVEDLGLDFTLPGFPNIELKKGGKDVPVTIYNLEEYLRLVVYWTLNEGVSRQFESFREGFESVFPLHHLQYFYPEELDQLLCGSKSETWDVKTLMECCRPDHGYTHDSRAVRFLFEVLSSFDAEQQRLFLQFVTGSPRLPVGGFRSLNPPLTIVRKTFESTENPDDFLPSVMTCVNYLKLPDYSSIEIMREKLLIAAREGQQSFHLS, from the exons ATGTCCAACCGGCCTAATTCCAATCCAGGGGGGTCACTGCGCCGTTCACAGAGGAACACTGCTGCGGCCCAGCCACAAGACCACACAGTCGCAGGAAG GTTGCAGTCTGAGCAGGTAAAACATAAAGCAAATTCCCCACCTGAAAGTAGAAGACCTAATTCTAAGGCTTCCAAAGCCACAGCCAGCACAGCCACTGGCCAGTCCAGAGGGCACAGCTCAAGAAG AACCAGTCTTACTCAGTCCGTGgcttcatttgttttgcaaGACGACTCGGAGGCTGCAGGAACATCTGAACAAGAGAGACCAGGCCACCAGTCAAAGAGTGAAGGCACCCGAGGGTTAAAACGAAGCGAAGCTCCTGACCAAATAAGTACCTTTGCACCAACCCCTGCCAAGAAGCCCAAATCACTCCCACCACCCCGAGAAAATACCTCAGAAAACAAGAAAGGCCCAGCAAAGTCCAAGAAGAGATCACTTGCTTCAGAACCACCTGCATCGTCAGGTCGTGGTCAGAGCAAGAAGAGCGGGCCCACTGGGGCCTCATCAGGCCAGAAACGGAAGAAAGTGGACTCTCTCCCCGGTCTAAGTAGCGCCGCTGGGTCCCTCCCCAATCGCACAGAGGGCAGAACTGTAAAACCCACCAAGCTGGCGTCTAAATCGGCCGCCTCAGCCAAAGCTGGGTGTAGCAACGtgacagactcctcctcctctgcctccacttcttcctcttcttccaccACAGGCACCAACAGTTCCACCACGCAGGGCGCCAGAGTCAAACAGGGAAAAGATCAGACCAAGGCACGTCGCTCTCGCTCAGCCTCAAGCCCCTCCCCACGCCGCAGTACCCGTGAAAAGGAGCAAGCAAAATCTGCCAGTTCTTCAAAATTTGAGTGGGCAGCACGCTTCAATCCCAAAGTTAACTTGCCAAAACCCAAACTGTCCTTGCCCGGATCATCCAAAACTGAGACCTCCAAACCTGGGCCCTCAGGATTACAAGCTAAACTAGCAA GTTTGAGGAAATCCACTAAGAAGCGCAGCGAGTCTCCTCCAGCAGAGCTCCCCAGCTATCGGCGGAGCACACGCCAGAAGAACACGGGCTCCTGTGCCAGCACCAG TCGGCGGGGCTCAGGCCTAGGCAAGCGCGGGGCAGCCGACGCTCGCCGGCAGGAGAAAATGGCCGACTCCGACAACAATCAGGATGGGGCCAATTCCTCAGCCGCTCGCACTGATGAGGCATCACAGGGGGCTTCAG CTTCAAGCTCAGTTGCTGGAGCAGTGGGCATGACCACCTCTGGAGAAAGTGAGTCTGATGACTCTGAAATGGGAAGACTCCAAG CTCTATTGGAGGCCAGGGGACTCCCCCCACATCTTTTTGGGCCCCTGGGACCCCGCATGTCTCAGCTGTTTCACAGGACCATAGGCAGTGGAGCCA GCTCCAAAGCTCAGCAGTTACTGCAGGGCCTGCAGGCTACAGGTGATGAGTCTCAGCAACTTCAAGCAGCTATTGAGATGTGCCAGCTGCTGGTAATGGGCAATGAGGAGACACTTGGTGGATTCCCTGTTAAGAGTGTGGTGCCTGCTTTG ATTACATTGTTACAAATGGAGCATAACTTTGATATT ATGAATCATGCCTCTCGTGCACTCACGTATATGATGGAGGCACTGCCTCGGTCCTCTGCTGTGGTGGTGGATGCTATTCCTGTCTTCCTGGATAAG CTTCAGGTGATCCAGTTCATTGACGTAGCAGAGCAGGCCCTGACTGCCTTGGAAATGTTGTCAAGGCGACACAGCAAAGCCATTTTGCAGGCT GGTGGACTTGCTTCCTGCCTCCTCTACCTAGAGTTCTTTAGCATCAATGCTCAGAGGAATGCTTTGGCCATTGCAGCCAACTGCTGCCAAAGCATTACTCCAGAAGAGTTCCACTTTGTAGCTGATTCCCTGCCACTGTTGACGCAGAGACTCACACATCAG GATAAAAAATCAGTGGAAAGcacttgtctttgttttgccAGACTGGTGGACAACTTTCAACATGAAGAG AACCTGCTTCAGGAGGTGGCATCACGGGACCTGTTGACCAACATTCAGCAGCTGCTGGTAGTGACCCCTCCTGTACTCAGCTCGGGGATGTTTATCATGGTGGTGCGCATGTTTTCCCTTATGTGCTCCAACTGCCCCTGCCTGGCAGTCCAGCTTATGAAACAGA ACATAGCCGAGACTCTGCGTTTCCTTTTATGTGGTGCATCTAATGGCAGTTGCCAGGAGCAGATTGAACTGGTACCCCGGAGCCCCCAGGAGCTCTATGAACTGACCTCACTCATATG TGAGCTGATGCCCTGCCTACCTAGAGAGGGGATTTTTGCTGTTGATTTAATGCTGAAGAAGGGTAGTGCTCAGACGACCGAGGGTGCGATCTGGCAGTGGAGGGATGACCGCGGACTATGGCATCCTTACAACCGTATTGACAGCCGCATCATTGAG ACAGCCCACCAGAACGGAGAGGATGAGATCAGCTTGTCAACTCTGGGCCGTGTCTACACAATTGACTTCAACTCTATGCAGCAGATAAATGAAGACACAGGAACAGCACGCGGCATACAGAGAAAACCAAATCCTCTTGCCAACCCCAATACAG GGAGTCACCAGGAGGTTCGTCGAGAAGACGCTCGAGCCCAGTTGATGAAGGAAGACCCAGAGCTGGCCAAGTGCTTTATCAAAACTCTGTTTGGGGTCTTGTATGAGGTTTACAGCTCATCAGCTGGCCCTGCTGTGAGACACAAGTGCCTTAGAGCCATCCTCAGGATCATCTACTTTGCTGATGCTGAGCTGCTGAAGGATGTGCTTAGGAACCATGCTGTGTCCAG TCACATTGCCTCCATGCTGTCCAGCCAGGACCTGAAGATTGTAGTAGGTTCTCTGCAAATGGCTGAGATCCTCATGCAGAAGCTGCCTAATGTCTTCAGTGTCTATTTCAGAAGAGAAG GTGTAATGCACCAGGTTAAAAACCTGGCAGAGTCTGAGACCTTTCTAGTCACTAGTCCCCCTAAGGCTTGCCCTAGTGGTACTGCCAGTCTGTGCACTACCACCATCAGCACTGCATCGACCACATCTGCTAATAATGCTACTCCAGACCTGGGCTCACCCAGTTTCCAGCACAGCATGGACGACTCACTGGACCTCAGCCCACAGGG GCGGTTAAGTGATGTCCTGAAGAGAAAACGACTACCTAAAAGAGGGCCAAGAAGACCCAAATACTCTCCCCCAAGAGATGATGATAAAGTTGACAATCAGG CCAAGAGCCCTACCAGTACTCAGTCACCCAAATCTTCCTTCTTGGCCAGTCTCAACCCCAAGACCTGGGGTAAGCTGGGCACCCAGGCCAACAACGCCAACTCTGAGCCCTCACGCACAGCTGGGGTGAGTGGCCTGGCAAGGGCCCCTCCCAAGGACTCAATTTCAAATAACAG AGACAAAATAAAGGCCTGGATCAAAGAACAGGCAAGTAAGTTTGTGGAACGCTACTTCAACTCAGAAAATGTGGATGGCAGCAACCCCGCACTGAATGTACTCCAGAGACTTTGCACAGCCACTGAGCAGCTCAACCTGCAG GTGGACGGTGGTATGGAATGTCTGCTGGAGATTTCAAGTATTGTATCGGAATCTGATGTGTCCTCATTTGAGATCCAGCACAGTGGGTTGGTGAAGCAGCTCTTGGTTTACCTGACCtccaacacagacagagacttgTTGAGTCGTGATGTGCGGTTAAAGAGGTTCCTCCATGTGTTCGCTGGCTGTCCG GTTCCAGGAATGGAGCCTGTTAGTCGTTTAGACCCAACAGAGAATGGGCCTTACCTGGCACTGGTGCACAAGATGAACAGTTGTCTTAGCCAAATGGAGCAGTTCCCTGTCAAAGTGCATGACTTCCCTAGTGGCAACGGCAATGGCAGCAG AGGTTCTCAGGCACTGAAGTTCTTTAACACACATCAGCTCAAGtgtcagctgcagagacaccCAGATTGCACTAATGTTAAACAGTGGAAAGGCGGCCCTGTGAAGATCGACCCCCTGGCCTTGGTGCAAGCCATCGAGAGATATCTCGTTGTGAGAG GGTACGGCCGAATTAGAGAAGAGGACGAAGACAGTGATGACGATGGTTCAGATGACGAAATCGATGAATCACTG GCTGCGCAGTTCCTGAATTCTGGCAGTGTGCGACATAGACTACAGTTCTACATTGGCGACCATCTGCTACCATACAACATGACAGTATATCAAGCTGTACGACAGTACAGTCTTCAggcagaagaagagagggagtcGACTGATGATGAGGCCAACCCGCTGGGGCGAGCTGGCATCTGGACCAAAACGCACACAAtatg GTATAAGCCTGTgagggaggatgaggatggcAGCAAAGACGCTGTGGGTGGAAAGAGGGGCCGTGCCCAGACTGCTCCCACCAAAACCTCACCTCGTAACGCCAAGAAGCAGGATGAGCTGTGGCATG ATGGTGTATGTCCCAGTGTCATCAATCCCTTAGAGACATACCTCACTTCGGAGCCACCAGAGACCATAACCTTTGATGACCCCTCTCTAGAGGTCAACCTGCTGCTGAGGGTCCTGCACTCCATCAGTAGATACATGTTCTACTTGTATGAT AATGCTGCGTGTAAGGAAATCATCTCTACCAGTGAGTTCATTAACAGCAAGCTGACAGCCAAAGCTAACCGTCAGCTACAAGACCCTCTGGTCATCATGACAGGGAACATCCCTACATGGCTCATCGAGCTTGGAAAAACCTG TCCCTTCTTCTTCCCCTTTGACACCCGGCAGATGTTGTTCTATGTAACTGCTTTTGATCGTGACAGAGCCATGCAGCGCCTACTGGACACAAATCCTGAGATCAACCAATCAGATTCTCAGGACAGCAGAGTTGCACCACGTCTCGACAGGAAAAAG AGGACGATAAATCGAGATGAGCTGCTCAAACAGGCCGAGTCTGTGATGCAGGACCTCGGTAGCTCCAGGGCCATGTTGGAGATTCAGTATGAGAATGAG GTCGGAACAGGTCTTGGTCCAACTCAGGAGTTCTATGCTCTGGTATCTCAAGAACTCCAGCGGGCTGACCTCGGCCTGTGGAGGGGCGAAGAAGTCACTCTGGCCAATCCTAAAG GAAGCCAAGAGGGAACTAAGTATATGTTCAGCTCCAGAGGACTGTTTGCAGTTCCCTTTGGCAGAACAACCAAACCAGCACATATAgccaaaattaaaatgaagttcCGTTTCCTAGGAAAACTAATGGCCAAAGCCATTATGGACTTCAGACTG CTGGACCTGCCCCTGGGTCTGCCATTTTATAAGTGGATGCTGCGACATGAGATGTCTATAAGCTCCCATGACCTTGTGAATATTGACCCCAGTGTGGCCAAGTCCATCCAGCACCTGGAAGATATTATCCGCCAGAAGAAGAGGCTGGAGCAGGACCAATCACAG acGAGGGAGACACTACAGCAGGCGCTGGAGAGCCTGAACATGAACGGCTGCTCAGTGGAGGACCTGGGTTTGGACTTCACCCTCCCAGGATTCCCAAACATTGAGCTGAAAAAAGGCGGCAAAGATGTCCCAGTTACAATCTACAACCTGGAGGAGTACCTCAGG TTGGTGGTGTACTGGACTCTAAATGAAGGAGTGTCCAGACAGTTTGAGTCGTTTAGGGAAGGGTTTGAATCGGTCTTCCCTTTGCATCACTTGCAGTATTTCTATCCAGAGGAG CTTGACCAGTTGCTGTGTGGCAGCAAATCAGAGACATGGGATGTCAAGACGCTGATGGAGTGCTGTCGACCGGACCACGGCTATACGCATGACAG CCGTGCTGTTCGGTTTCTGTTTGAGGTGTTGAGCAGCTTCGATGCCGAACAGCAGAGACTTTTCCTGCAGTTTGTTACAGGAAGCCCCAGACTGCCCGTCGGAG GTTTCCGGAGCCTGAATCCCCCTCTGACAATTGTGAGGAAGACGTTCGAGTCGACAGAGAACCCGGACGACTTCCTCCCCTCAGTCATGACCTGCGTCAACTACCTGAAGCTGCCTGACTACTCCAGCATAGAGATCATGCGAGAGAAACTGTTGATTGCGGCTCGAGAAGGCCAGCAGTCTTTCCACCTTTCCTGA